In the Kribbella sp. NBC_00482 genome, one interval contains:
- a CDS encoding FMN reductase, producing the protein MNEKVIAVVTAGLTTPSSSRLLADQLAEAVRDELSGRGIGSRVELVEVRDHAHDLTNNLLTGFPSAALREVLETVAGADALIVVSPTLSASYSGLFKMFFDVLDDQALAGKPVLLAATGGTERHSLVLEFALRPLFAYLKALPVPTGVYAASTDWGPNAAGLRPRIAQAATELVAALHNETPTQADPFENPTPFEDLLNS; encoded by the coding sequence ATGAACGAGAAGGTCATCGCTGTCGTGACGGCCGGGCTGACGACGCCGTCGTCGTCCCGGCTGCTCGCCGACCAGTTGGCGGAAGCGGTCCGCGACGAACTGTCCGGTCGCGGGATCGGCTCGCGGGTCGAGCTGGTCGAAGTACGCGATCACGCCCACGACCTCACCAACAACCTGCTCACCGGCTTCCCGTCAGCCGCGTTGCGCGAGGTGCTCGAGACCGTGGCAGGCGCCGACGCGCTGATCGTGGTCAGTCCGACGTTGAGCGCGTCGTACTCCGGCCTCTTCAAGATGTTCTTCGACGTACTCGACGACCAGGCCCTGGCCGGCAAGCCCGTCCTGCTCGCCGCGACCGGCGGCACCGAACGCCACTCGCTGGTCCTGGAGTTCGCCCTCCGGCCGCTGTTCGCCTACCTCAAGGCGCTCCCGGTCCCGACCGGCGTGTACGCCGCCTCCACCGACTGGGGCCCGAACGCCGCAGGCCTCCGTCCGCGGATCGCCCAAGCCGCGACCGAACTGGTGGCCGCCCTCCACAACGAAACCCCCACCCAGGCCGACCCGTTCGAGAACCCCACCCCGTTCGAGGATCTACTGAACAGCTGA
- a CDS encoding ABC transporter permease: protein MTALGWALADSWTLTRRTLIHWRMQPGLIIFNWFFPVLMLLMFGALLGGAMDFPEGQSYYELLVPGIFALAMLFGLEGTMTAVTQDKDKGVTDRFRSLPMSSAAVVLGRCIADMLDSAVTLVILAATGLALGWRWHEGLPSALAAFGLLLLLRFALLWVGIFIGLTVKNAQSVTMVQVLVWPVGFLSSTFVATSTMPDWLGTVAQWNPLSATATASRALFGNPDPSATATWIGTHAGLAAVIAPVLLTAVFLPLSAHRFRTLSR from the coding sequence ATGACGGCTCTCGGTTGGGCTTTGGCGGACAGCTGGACACTCACGCGGCGGACGCTGATCCACTGGCGGATGCAGCCGGGGCTGATCATCTTCAACTGGTTCTTCCCGGTGCTGATGCTGCTGATGTTCGGCGCGTTGCTCGGCGGCGCGATGGACTTCCCGGAGGGTCAGTCGTACTACGAGCTGCTGGTGCCGGGCATCTTCGCGCTGGCGATGCTGTTCGGGCTGGAAGGCACGATGACGGCGGTCACGCAGGACAAGGACAAGGGGGTGACGGACCGGTTCCGGTCGCTGCCGATGAGTTCGGCGGCGGTGGTGCTCGGGCGGTGTATCGCGGACATGCTCGACTCGGCGGTGACGCTCGTCATCCTGGCCGCGACCGGGCTGGCGCTCGGCTGGCGGTGGCACGAGGGGCTGCCGTCGGCGCTGGCCGCGTTCGGGCTGTTGTTGCTGCTGCGGTTCGCGTTGCTGTGGGTCGGGATCTTCATCGGTCTCACGGTGAAGAACGCGCAGAGCGTGACCATGGTGCAGGTGCTGGTGTGGCCGGTCGGTTTCCTGTCCAGCACGTTCGTCGCGACATCGACGATGCCGGACTGGCTGGGCACGGTCGCCCAGTGGAACCCGCTGTCGGCCACCGCCACGGCATCCCGCGCACTGTTCGGTAACCCCGATCCGTCGGCGACCGCCACCTGGATCGGCACCCACGCCGGCCTCGCGGCTGTCATAGCTCCCGTGCTGCTGACAGCAGTCTTTCTGCCACTCTCGGCGCATCGCTTCCGGACCTTGTCGCGCTGA
- a CDS encoding alkaline phosphatase D family protein, giving the protein MPVSRRRFLGYGSAGAAAVLLGTGAWDASTTYASPSGTGNPFTLGVASGDPQYDGVVLWTRLATDPYAVDGKGGMPARSVRVEYEVAYDENFRHVVRRSSVVATPELGHSVHPEVRGLLPDHVYYYRFRAGHEVSPTGRTSTAPHPLANPRELRFAFASCNAWQDGYFTAYDHLAQEDLDLVVHLGDYLYESGVKTNKRGVTTDPRFHTETFDLARYRLQYSLYKTEAPLQAAHAAHPWVHTFDDHEVENNWAGDISQVDTEPDQDPAVFRARRAQAFQAMYENLPVRHEQMPSGPDIRYHRRLPYGRLADFTILDTRQYRSDQPCGDGDSSTCDDRFDPDNTMLGGKQRAWLLDGFRRSKARWQVIGNQTPMGQTDWTPGPETHVWLDPWDGYVAERNKVLAAAQDSGVRNLVVITGDRHQNYALELKRDFANPDSATVGTEFVGTSITSGGNGADTTDQGQQFLAANPHLKFFNSQRGYSRVTIDQHQWRNDFRVVPYVETPGATITTRSTYVVEDRRPHVHSA; this is encoded by the coding sequence ATGCCTGTCTCCCGCCGTCGCTTCCTCGGGTACGGGAGTGCGGGCGCTGCCGCCGTACTGCTCGGCACCGGGGCCTGGGACGCCTCGACCACGTACGCGTCCCCGTCCGGCACCGGCAACCCGTTCACGCTCGGGGTCGCCTCGGGCGATCCGCAGTACGACGGGGTGGTGCTGTGGACCCGTCTCGCCACCGATCCGTACGCCGTCGACGGGAAGGGCGGCATGCCCGCGCGCTCGGTCCGGGTCGAGTACGAGGTCGCGTACGACGAGAACTTCCGCCACGTCGTACGGCGCTCCAGCGTCGTCGCAACCCCCGAACTCGGGCACAGCGTCCACCCCGAGGTCCGCGGCCTGCTGCCCGACCACGTGTACTACTACCGCTTCCGCGCCGGTCACGAGGTCTCGCCGACCGGCCGGACCAGCACCGCCCCGCACCCGCTGGCCAACCCGCGCGAACTACGGTTCGCGTTCGCGTCGTGCAACGCCTGGCAGGACGGGTACTTCACGGCGTACGACCACTTGGCCCAGGAAGATCTCGACCTGGTCGTGCACCTCGGCGACTACCTGTACGAGTCCGGCGTGAAGACGAACAAGCGCGGCGTGACCACCGACCCGCGGTTCCACACCGAGACGTTCGACCTCGCGCGGTACCGGCTGCAGTACTCGCTGTACAAGACCGAGGCCCCGCTGCAGGCCGCGCACGCCGCGCACCCGTGGGTCCACACGTTCGACGACCACGAGGTGGAGAACAACTGGGCCGGCGACATCTCCCAGGTCGACACCGAGCCGGACCAGGACCCGGCCGTCTTCCGCGCCCGCCGCGCCCAGGCGTTCCAGGCGATGTACGAGAACCTGCCGGTGCGGCACGAGCAGATGCCGTCCGGGCCCGACATCCGCTACCACCGCCGGCTGCCGTACGGCCGGCTCGCGGACTTCACGATCCTCGACACCCGCCAGTACCGCAGCGACCAGCCGTGCGGCGACGGCGACTCGTCCACCTGCGACGACCGGTTCGACCCGGACAACACGATGCTCGGCGGCAAGCAGCGCGCCTGGCTGCTGGACGGGTTCCGCCGGTCGAAGGCGCGCTGGCAGGTGATCGGCAACCAGACCCCGATGGGCCAGACCGACTGGACGCCGGGCCCGGAAACGCACGTCTGGCTGGACCCGTGGGACGGCTATGTTGCCGAGCGCAACAAGGTGCTCGCGGCCGCGCAGGACAGCGGCGTCCGCAACCTGGTGGTGATCACCGGCGACCGGCACCAGAACTACGCGCTCGAACTGAAGCGGGACTTCGCGAACCCGGACTCGGCGACGGTCGGCACCGAGTTCGTCGGTACGTCGATCACCAGCGGCGGCAACGGCGCCGACACGACGGACCAAGGTCAGCAGTTCCTGGCCGCGAACCCGCACCTGAAGTTCTTCAACTCCCAGCGCGGCTACTCGCGCGTCACGATCGACCAGCACCAGTGGCGTAACGACTTCCGGGTCGTGCCGTACGTCGAGACGCCGGGCGCCACGATCACCACCCGGTCGACGTACGTCGTCGAGGACCGCCGCCCGCACGTCCACTCAGCCTGA
- a CDS encoding TetR/AcrR family transcriptional regulator encodes MAGRKAAAPDPARSLALLWGSHTKPGRSGLTVRAIVDAAIALADVSGLEALSMRTVAERLKVGTMSLYTHVPGKGELTDLMFDQVYGDLYADPDEPLNQPGGWRGALEFIALRNWDVLTAHPWIHEVPTMRTALGPNITRKYETELRPLDGLGLTDVEMDSALTLVLTHVQGTARAGAEQLRTQRDSGLSDEEWWRQISPTLTTVMSGTHFPTAGRVGTSVGEHFQSVIDPAHVLTFGLTTILNGLTPLIESRSAVQ; translated from the coding sequence GTGGCGGGAAGGAAGGCGGCGGCACCCGATCCGGCGCGCAGTCTGGCGCTGCTCTGGGGAAGTCACACCAAGCCCGGCCGCTCCGGCTTGACGGTGCGCGCGATCGTCGACGCGGCGATCGCGCTCGCGGACGTGTCCGGGCTCGAGGCGCTCTCGATGCGAACCGTCGCCGAGCGGCTGAAGGTCGGCACGATGTCGCTCTACACCCACGTCCCGGGCAAGGGTGAGCTCACCGACCTGATGTTCGACCAGGTGTACGGCGACCTGTATGCGGACCCCGACGAGCCTTTGAATCAGCCCGGCGGCTGGCGCGGTGCGCTCGAGTTCATCGCCCTGCGCAACTGGGACGTGCTGACCGCGCACCCGTGGATCCACGAGGTCCCGACGATGCGGACCGCGCTCGGCCCGAACATCACGCGCAAGTACGAGACCGAACTACGTCCCCTGGACGGACTGGGGCTGACCGACGTCGAGATGGACTCGGCCCTGACCCTCGTCCTCACCCACGTCCAGGGCACTGCCCGCGCCGGAGCGGAACAACTCCGCACCCAACGCGACTCAGGCCTGTCGGACGAGGAGTGGTGGCGTCAGATCTCCCCGACGCTCACCACGGTCATGTCCGGCACTCACTTCCCCACGGCCGGCCGCGTAGGCACCTCGGTAGGCGAACACTTCCAGTCCGTCATCGACCCCGCCCACGTCCTGACCTTCGGCCTCACCACGATCCTCAACGGCCTCACCCCGCTGATCGAATCGCGATCAGCTGTTCAGTAG
- a CDS encoding polysaccharide lyase family protein, whose product MRRPPAITGLHGAGGIRIVTLDWKPVSWATVVDHYAVYADGALVGKTVYPHFVHRGLDFTGVTRSYSVVTVDAAGNRSAQSRPAAVANLTSVTISGTPVATVGTFDGKGSELALSPKGYAEYPTRFPSDVDYTFGTSTPAADWAYLLPGPADKWAGTKNHRATFRFDLPAVPEQDLDLALWLIDSHASLAASALLTINGTEAGRLTFANGATKGSTIADSTYPGSPLKPSYLEQPLPKALFRPGQNVLELFKDQGSWIAYDALGIFARR is encoded by the coding sequence ATGCGTCGACCACCAGCAATCACCGGCCTGCACGGCGCCGGCGGCATCAGAATCGTGACCCTCGACTGGAAGCCGGTCTCGTGGGCGACCGTCGTCGACCACTACGCCGTGTACGCCGACGGGGCCTTGGTCGGCAAGACCGTCTACCCGCACTTCGTGCACCGCGGTCTCGACTTCACCGGCGTCACGAGGTCCTACTCGGTCGTCACGGTCGATGCCGCAGGCAACCGATCAGCGCAGTCGAGGCCGGCGGCTGTCGCGAACCTGACGTCCGTCACGATCTCCGGTACGCCGGTCGCGACGGTCGGCACGTTCGACGGCAAGGGCTCCGAGCTCGCCCTCTCGCCCAAGGGTTACGCCGAGTACCCGACCCGCTTCCCGTCGGACGTCGACTACACATTCGGTACGTCGACCCCGGCGGCGGACTGGGCCTACCTGCTGCCCGGTCCCGCGGACAAGTGGGCCGGCACGAAGAACCACCGCGCCACGTTCCGCTTCGACCTGCCCGCCGTACCTGAGCAGGATCTCGACCTCGCGCTCTGGCTGATCGACAGCCACGCCAGCCTCGCGGCCTCGGCGCTGCTGACGATCAACGGCACCGAGGCCGGCCGCCTCACCTTCGCGAACGGCGCCACCAAGGGCTCGACCATTGCCGACAGCACCTACCCGGGATCGCCGCTCAAACCGTCGTATCTGGAACAACCGTTGCCGAAGGCTCTCTTCCGTCCAGGACAGAACGTCCTGGAACTCTTCAAGGACCAAGGCTCCTGGATCGCGTACGACGCCCTGGGGATATTCGCCCGCCGCTGA
- a CDS encoding Fic/DOC family protein, producing the protein MTEEVSPEEAAEAAERKQRWDAYLWEPGSCLKNKLDITNPIELHFAEYSLRAVRQGEMDRGEVDIPRTYDKAHLQAIHKHMFQDVYDWAGKFRDVGMHNHGNAFVPPERLDKWTDKVSAKVKDKDWSTMSREEFVQSIAEVYSYQNLTHPFREGNGATAKQFISHVSEMSPYRLDFDKVERDEWNAASSASYPPDLEKSTDPDPRKMHAVFDKLTVERGAVLRADPELAAALQLQNETYAGIDKSEQIDVDDKRPGAHAVAREAEAEAEHQT; encoded by the coding sequence GTGACCGAGGAGGTCTCGCCGGAGGAAGCTGCGGAGGCCGCCGAGAGGAAGCAGCGCTGGGACGCCTACCTCTGGGAGCCGGGCAGCTGCCTGAAGAACAAGCTCGACATCACGAACCCGATCGAGCTGCACTTCGCCGAGTACAGTCTGCGGGCCGTCCGGCAGGGCGAGATGGACCGCGGTGAGGTCGACATCCCGCGCACGTACGACAAGGCGCACCTGCAGGCGATCCACAAACACATGTTCCAGGACGTGTACGACTGGGCCGGGAAGTTCCGGGACGTGGGCATGCACAATCACGGCAACGCGTTCGTGCCACCCGAACGCCTGGACAAGTGGACCGACAAGGTCAGCGCCAAGGTCAAGGACAAGGACTGGTCGACGATGTCGCGCGAGGAGTTCGTGCAGAGCATCGCCGAGGTGTACAGCTACCAGAACCTCACGCACCCGTTCCGCGAAGGAAACGGCGCGACCGCCAAGCAGTTCATCAGCCACGTGTCCGAGATGTCGCCGTACCGCCTCGACTTCGACAAGGTCGAGCGGGACGAGTGGAACGCGGCGTCGAGCGCGTCGTACCCGCCGGATCTGGAGAAAAGCACAGACCCGGACCCGCGCAAGATGCACGCCGTCTTCGACAAACTGACCGTCGAACGCGGCGCCGTACTGCGCGCCGACCCGGAACTCGCGGCCGCCCTCCAACTCCAGAACGAGACGTACGCCGGAATCGACAAGTCGGAGCAGATCGATGTCGACGACAAACGCCCAGGCGCCCATGCCGTCGCGCGGGAAGCCGAGGCGGAGGCCGAGCACCAGACCTGA
- a CDS encoding LLM class flavin-dependent oxidoreductase, translating to MQFGVFSVGDVTTDPTTGTTVSEGERIKAMVRIALKAEEVGLDVFAQGEHHNPPFVPSSPTTQLGFIAAQTSKIILSTSTTLITTNDPVKIAEDYAMLQHLADGRVDLMMGRGNTGPVYPWFGQDIRNGIQLAVENYALLRRLWREEVVDWEGKFRTPLQAFTSTPRPLDDVPPFVWHGSIRSPEIAEQAAYYGDGFFHNNIFWPITHTKRMIDLYRQRFEHYGHGAADQAIVGLGGQIFMRKNSQDAVREFRPYFDNAPVYGHGPSLEDFSRETPLTVGSPQEVIERTLSFREHFGDYQRQLFLIDHAGLPLKTVLEQLDILGEEVVPVLRKEFAALKPAHVPDAPTHASLKAAAERAHDLETIE from the coding sequence ATGCAGTTCGGGGTGTTCAGCGTGGGGGACGTGACTACGGACCCGACGACGGGAACCACGGTCAGCGAGGGTGAGCGGATCAAGGCGATGGTCCGGATCGCGCTGAAGGCCGAAGAGGTCGGGCTGGACGTGTTCGCGCAGGGCGAGCACCACAACCCGCCGTTCGTGCCGTCGTCGCCGACGACCCAGCTCGGGTTCATCGCCGCGCAGACGTCGAAGATCATCCTGTCGACCTCGACGACGCTGATCACGACCAACGACCCGGTGAAGATCGCCGAGGACTACGCGATGCTGCAGCACCTGGCCGACGGCCGGGTGGACCTGATGATGGGGCGCGGCAACACCGGCCCGGTGTACCCGTGGTTCGGGCAGGACATCCGCAACGGCATCCAGCTCGCCGTCGAGAACTACGCACTGCTCCGCCGATTGTGGCGCGAGGAGGTCGTGGACTGGGAAGGCAAGTTCCGTACGCCGTTGCAGGCCTTCACGTCGACGCCCCGGCCGCTCGACGACGTACCGCCGTTCGTCTGGCACGGCTCGATCCGATCGCCCGAGATCGCCGAGCAGGCGGCGTACTACGGCGACGGGTTCTTCCACAACAACATCTTCTGGCCGATAACGCACACCAAGCGGATGATCGACCTGTACCGGCAGCGCTTCGAGCACTACGGGCACGGCGCCGCGGACCAGGCGATCGTCGGGCTCGGCGGACAGATCTTCATGCGGAAGAACTCGCAGGACGCGGTCCGCGAGTTCCGGCCGTACTTCGACAACGCGCCGGTCTACGGGCACGGTCCCTCGTTGGAGGACTTCAGCCGGGAAACGCCGCTCACGGTCGGGAGCCCGCAGGAAGTGATCGAGCGGACGCTGTCGTTCCGGGAGCACTTCGGTGACTACCAGCGGCAGTTGTTCCTGATCGACCACGCCGGGCTGCCGTTGAAGACGGTGCTGGAGCAGTTGGACATCCTCGGCGAAGAAGTCGTTCCGGTGCTGCGGAAGGAGTTCGCGGCGCTGAAGCCGGCACATGTTCCGGACGCGCCGACGCATGCTTCTCTGAAGGCTGCGGCGGAGCGCGCCCACGACCTGGAGACGATCGAATGA
- a CDS encoding tetratricopeptide repeat protein, giving the protein MRALSYGLAQQYFEERDYRGAIRALKPVVDETPDDVGTRLLLARAYYHAALLKPAEENLLEVIDREPTEYYAHLMLARTLERLSRRDEAGKHRRIGAALTGDDELLKPHAL; this is encoded by the coding sequence ATGCGAGCACTGAGCTACGGACTGGCACAGCAGTACTTCGAGGAGCGGGACTATCGAGGTGCGATCCGGGCGCTCAAGCCGGTGGTCGACGAGACTCCCGACGACGTCGGGACGAGACTGCTGCTGGCGCGGGCGTACTACCACGCGGCGCTGCTGAAGCCTGCCGAGGAGAATCTCCTCGAGGTCATCGACCGCGAGCCGACGGAGTACTACGCGCACCTGATGCTGGCACGCACCCTCGAACGGCTGTCCCGCCGCGACGAGGCCGGCAAGCACCGCCGCATCGGCGCCGCATTGACCGGTGACGACGAACTACTGAAACCACATGCGCTCTGA
- a CDS encoding ATP-binding cassette domain-containing protein — protein MTTERVIEAAGVRKNYKGGTEGAGLNGFDLEVTAGTVTGLLGPNGAGKTTAVRILSTLLEMDSGTATIAGFDVRRQGAEVRRRIGLVGQHPAVDEVLTGRQNLVMFGRLNHLGHAKAMSRADELLERFSLTEAAGQALSKYSGGMRRRLDLAASLIVAPAVLFVDEPTTGLDPAGRLEVWSAIRQLVDGGTTVLLTTQYLEEADQLANRISMLKEGIVVAEGTPDELKTRLGSDWLDLVLADPADVARVVALAEPLTDGEIRVADVRISVPVKDRTRALVTMANSLHEAKIEPEDITLRRPTLDEVFLHLTGPGVTA, from the coding sequence GTGACAACGGAGCGAGTGATCGAGGCCGCCGGCGTACGGAAGAACTACAAGGGCGGTACGGAGGGTGCGGGGCTGAACGGCTTCGACCTGGAGGTCACGGCCGGCACGGTGACGGGCCTGCTCGGCCCGAACGGCGCCGGTAAGACGACAGCGGTGCGGATCCTGTCCACGCTGCTGGAGATGGATTCCGGTACGGCGACGATCGCCGGATTCGACGTACGGCGGCAAGGGGCGGAGGTACGACGGCGGATCGGCCTGGTCGGGCAGCACCCCGCGGTGGACGAGGTACTCACCGGGCGGCAGAACCTGGTGATGTTCGGGCGGCTGAACCATCTGGGGCACGCCAAGGCAATGAGCAGGGCGGACGAACTGCTCGAGCGGTTCAGCCTGACCGAGGCGGCGGGACAGGCGCTGAGCAAGTACTCCGGCGGGATGCGACGGCGGCTCGACCTGGCCGCGAGCTTGATCGTGGCACCGGCGGTGCTGTTCGTCGACGAGCCGACCACCGGGCTGGACCCGGCCGGCCGGCTCGAGGTGTGGTCCGCCATCCGGCAACTGGTCGACGGCGGTACGACGGTGTTGCTGACCACGCAGTACCTGGAGGAGGCGGATCAACTGGCGAACCGGATCTCGATGCTCAAGGAGGGGATCGTCGTTGCCGAGGGCACCCCGGACGAACTGAAGACCCGGCTCGGCTCGGACTGGCTCGATCTGGTGCTGGCGGATCCGGCGGATGTCGCCCGGGTGGTCGCGTTGGCCGAACCCCTTACGGACGGGGAGATCCGGGTGGCCGACGTACGGATCAGTGTGCCGGTGAAGGACCGCACCCGAGCACTGGTGACGATGGCGAACTCGTTGCACGAGGCAAAGATCGAACCGGAGGACATCACCTTGCGCAGACCGACGCTGGACGAGGTCTTCCTGCACCTGACCGGACCGGGGGTGACGGCATGA
- a CDS encoding aldo/keto reductase — protein MAADTNKTRRIGDVAVSAIGLGAMPMSIEGRPDEARSIATIHAALDAGITLIDTADAYHLTATDDGHNESLIAKALASYGGDTSDVLVATKGGHLRPGDGSWTLDGSPKHIAEAAEASLKRLGVEAIGLYQFHRPDPKTPYEDSVGAIRDLLDAGKIRMAGISNANPAQIKQAQEILGGRLVSVQNQFSPAFRSSEPELELCDSLGIAFLPWSPLGGITRAGDLGAKHPAFHTLAEELGVSPQRLTLAWMLAKSPHVIPIPGSSRPETIRDSYAAIDLQLTPDQVAALDAA, from the coding sequence ATGGCAGCTGACACGAACAAGACCCGCAGGATCGGTGACGTCGCGGTGTCCGCGATCGGGCTCGGCGCGATGCCGATGTCGATCGAGGGCCGGCCCGACGAAGCCCGCTCGATCGCGACCATCCACGCCGCGCTGGACGCGGGGATCACGCTGATCGACACGGCCGACGCGTACCACCTGACAGCGACCGACGACGGTCACAACGAGAGCCTGATCGCCAAGGCGCTGGCGTCGTACGGCGGTGACACCTCGGACGTCCTGGTGGCGACGAAGGGCGGCCACCTCCGGCCCGGCGACGGGAGCTGGACCCTGGACGGGTCCCCGAAGCACATTGCCGAGGCGGCCGAGGCGTCGCTGAAGAGGCTCGGTGTCGAGGCGATCGGGCTGTACCAGTTCCACCGGCCCGACCCGAAGACGCCGTACGAGGACTCGGTCGGCGCCATCCGCGACCTGCTCGACGCCGGCAAGATCCGGATGGCCGGCATCTCGAACGCGAACCCCGCGCAAATCAAGCAGGCTCAGGAGATCCTCGGCGGCCGGCTCGTCTCGGTGCAGAACCAGTTCTCGCCGGCTTTCCGGTCCAGCGAGCCGGAGCTCGAGCTGTGCGACTCTCTCGGCATCGCCTTCCTCCCCTGGTCGCCGCTCGGCGGCATCACCCGCGCCGGCGACCTCGGCGCGAAGCACCCCGCCTTCCACACGCTGGCCGAAGAGCTCGGCGTCTCACCACAGCGCCTGACCCTGGCCTGGATGCTCGCCAAGTCCCCGCACGTGATCCCGATCCCAGGCTCCAGCCGCCCCGAAACCATCCGCGACTCGTACGCCGCAATCGACTTGCAGCTCACCCCCGACCAGGTCGCCGCACTCGACGCCGCCTGA
- a CDS encoding alkaline phosphatase D family protein — MPSRRTFLQLTGLSAASVTLGIAAPTVADATPAGPIPDGAFALGVASGDPRPDGFVLWTRLAPTPLAVDGHGGMPAAQVPVQWEVAEDARFRHVVRRGLAIASPDLAHAVHPEVRGLRPGREYFYRFRVGTQVSPIGRTKTLPTYGDQFTFATASCQAWYHGYFAAHRDIARRAPDAVFFLGDYIYEYGIVAGDNLWREGVTVGPEHGVEIETLEQYRLRYSLFKTDPDLQAAHAAAPWFLVWDDHEVQNNYGADNSLYGVPPELFVHRRAVAYRAYYENAPLALDSLPQGPDGRIYRRYDIGSLARVHLLDTRQYRDPLPVDEADRVSEQRTIMGAEQESWLYDGLRRSRAPWNIVAGGVVLSAVTDDRTEQWDGYPANRRRVLEAMGGAGTSVMLTGDIHRHVASELKLDFADPASRTVGVELVCSSVGSNGDGTDTDAYEKDWLQHPYMKLYNARRGYVHSTMTRSELTTEFVNFPYIEADANAQPNVVARFRTPVADPRLEAL; from the coding sequence GTGCCGTCCCGTCGTACCTTTCTCCAGCTCACCGGCCTGAGCGCGGCCTCGGTCACGCTCGGCATCGCCGCGCCGACCGTGGCCGACGCCACCCCGGCCGGCCCGATCCCGGACGGCGCGTTCGCCCTCGGCGTCGCGTCCGGCGACCCGCGTCCCGACGGCTTCGTGCTGTGGACCCGGCTCGCCCCCACCCCGCTCGCCGTCGACGGCCACGGCGGCATGCCGGCCGCCCAGGTGCCGGTGCAGTGGGAGGTCGCCGAGGACGCTCGCTTCCGGCACGTCGTACGGCGAGGGCTCGCGATCGCCTCGCCCGACCTGGCGCATGCCGTCCACCCGGAGGTGCGTGGTCTCCGGCCGGGACGCGAGTACTTCTACCGCTTCCGCGTCGGCACCCAGGTCAGCCCGATCGGTCGCACCAAGACGCTGCCGACGTACGGCGATCAGTTCACCTTCGCGACCGCGTCGTGCCAGGCCTGGTACCACGGCTACTTCGCCGCGCACCGCGACATCGCCCGACGCGCCCCCGACGCGGTCTTCTTCCTCGGCGACTACATCTACGAATACGGGATCGTTGCCGGTGACAACCTTTGGCGCGAGGGCGTCACGGTCGGACCCGAACACGGCGTCGAGATCGAGACGCTGGAGCAGTACCGCCTGCGCTACAGCCTCTTCAAGACCGACCCCGATCTCCAGGCGGCCCACGCGGCCGCACCGTGGTTCCTGGTCTGGGACGACCACGAGGTGCAGAACAACTACGGCGCCGACAACTCGCTGTACGGCGTACCGCCCGAGCTCTTCGTCCATCGCCGCGCCGTCGCGTACCGGGCGTACTACGAGAACGCCCCGCTCGCCCTCGACAGCCTCCCGCAGGGACCGGACGGCCGCATCTACCGCAGGTACGACATCGGCTCACTGGCCAGGGTCCACCTCCTCGACACCCGCCAGTATCGCGACCCGCTGCCCGTCGACGAGGCCGACCGCGTCTCGGAGCAGCGCACGATCATGGGCGCCGAGCAGGAGTCCTGGCTGTACGACGGACTTCGCCGCTCACGCGCGCCGTGGAACATCGTCGCGGGCGGCGTCGTACTCAGCGCCGTCACCGACGACCGCACCGAGCAATGGGACGGCTATCCGGCCAACCGCCGCCGGGTCCTCGAAGCGATGGGCGGAGCCGGGACGTCGGTGATGCTCACCGGCGATATCCACCGCCACGTCGCGTCGGAGCTCAAACTCGACTTCGCCGACCCTGCTTCGCGGACCGTCGGCGTCGAGTTGGTCTGCTCGTCGGTCGGCTCGAACGGCGACGGCACCGATACCGACGCGTACGAGAAGGACTGGCTGCAGCACCCGTACATGAAGCTCTACAACGCCCGTCGCGGCTACGTGCACAGCACGATGACGCGCTCCGAGCTGACCACCGAGTTCGTGAACTTCCCGTACATCGAGGCCGACGCGAACGCCCAGCCGAACGTCGTCGCCCGCTTCCGCACGCCCGTCGCCGATCCCCGCCTGGAGGCACTGTGA